In the genome of Tsukamurella tyrosinosolvens, one region contains:
- a CDS encoding oxygenase MpaB family protein gives MAVIDQALIRSRRARRPETLADLMTMVGLTSGVANIIMQLSLPAVGHGVHESRVVSGSPRRRPFKRLRTTSQHLVVSVLGNESDRDAFREEMRAVHAHVHSTESSPVRYSGNARDLQLWVAACLFRFYIDQYELLYGPLDRAALDVLTPAAAPLATGVNVPESAWPQSWHEFEDYWDSMLPRCRSLPKSATT, from the coding sequence ATGGCCGTCATCGATCAGGCTCTGATCCGCTCCCGCCGTGCGCGGCGGCCCGAGACGCTCGCCGACCTCATGACCATGGTCGGCCTGACGAGCGGCGTCGCGAACATCATCATGCAGCTCTCGCTGCCCGCGGTCGGGCACGGAGTCCACGAGAGTCGCGTCGTGTCCGGCAGCCCGCGCCGACGGCCGTTCAAGCGCCTCCGGACCACGTCGCAGCACCTGGTGGTCTCCGTGCTCGGGAACGAGTCCGACCGGGACGCCTTCCGCGAGGAGATGCGCGCGGTGCACGCCCACGTGCACTCCACCGAGAGCAGTCCCGTCAGGTACAGCGGCAACGCCCGCGACCTGCAGCTCTGGGTGGCGGCGTGCCTCTTCCGCTTCTACATCGACCAGTACGAGCTGCTCTACGGTCCGCTCGACCGTGCCGCCCTCGACGTGCTCACGCCCGCCGCCGCCCCGCTCGCCACCGGGGTCAACGTCCCGGAGTCCGCGTGGCCGCAGAGCTGGCACGAGTTCGAGGACTACTGGGATTCGATGCTGCCTCGCTGTCGATCGCTCCCGAAGTCCGCGACGACCTGA